The sequence TCTCTTACCGTTTTCTTCTTGTAAATGGAGTACGCGGGGAACTGCGTGCCCACGATCGCCGCCATAGGGTCGGAAAAAAAGATGGGCGTCAACACGTAGAGCGGaagtttgaaaaagaaaaaaagtgacacGACTGTGTTGTAAACAATAATTCCTTTGTCTCGGTAGACACCAAATCTGTGGATAGGTGAACAGGTGAATGGGCAAATAGGTGAATATGTGAACAGGTTAATGAGGCGATGGGCCACATCTGAGGGGATGAAAAACTCCCGCGGGGAAATCGCGCAGGGACATACCTGAATGGACAGATAAAGCAGCGCAGGATAGACGTGGCAGCtattaaataaatgaacaggACACAGTAGCTTCCCTGCCCGCTGTTGGTAGCATGGTTCACTTGAGGCGACCTTCTATTACCGTTTATGCTAATGTCGAAGAGGAGGATTATTAGCCCGCATAACATATGAGCTAACTTTCtgaaaaggaggggggaagCGAAAGGATGTATCATATGAGCGGTCAGACTCATCACACCAGTGCAACTGCACCAGTGGATGCAGCAACAACCATGCATGGAAACGTTCGTCCTTCCAACCTTGCGTAAAACTTGGGGATTTTCTCCCATCGGTCGAGCACCGTCACTAAGACCGCCACCACAAGGAACAGGATGGTGCAATTCATTTTGCGCGTTCTGTCATTCACATGTGGGGGTCGGAAGAAAGCGAAATGGGGGCCGCGTCAAAGGGAGTCTTATAAATGggtattcccttttttgctaTCACATGGTgggcccccttttttggcttCTTATTcgccccttccttctattcattttcttcacccAGGGGAGAGCATTACTTCCTGCTCGAAGTGGCATAATCTGCAGCTGATAGAACCTTCTCTGTAGATGTATTTTGAAAAGAATGGAATCAAAAAGGGGTGGCtctaaatttttaaaaaaaacatctaTAGAGGTGATGAAGCGGCatgcagagaaaaaaaaaaaaaaaaaaaaaaaaaatgaaacgtCGCGTATATCTATATGGTGATGTATACAAGGGCTTTGTGCACTAACatgagtaattttttttttttttttttttttttcccttctcttgTACGAAGCATTCATGGCTATACCCCCTGTTGCCCCTTTGCACAGAGGAGATCACTAACCGTCAGCAACGTAACGACCCCGTAATAATAGGCACacatggatttttttttttttttctacccctTGAAGAATTCATCCGGGGGAGAGCAAACCTTAGTGGACCTCGCATGCACCACGTGTCTCCGTGAGTATGCCGCCCCCACCTGGACGAATTGTTGAAGGGGAGGGCAACCAAACCGATGCGACTGGGAAAAAGCAACTAACTGGAAGGGCAGCTGAGTTAATCCACCGCAACCATGGCGCACAGCGATGATTCGCAAaacgaaagggaagaagccaATTACAACACCATCCTGTATGAACAGAACTTGAAGGACGAAATAGACTACTACGGGGAAGACCTACCTCACATAAACTTTTACTTGAAATTCCAACGGAAAAACTTTTTGCAGGAGTTCCTCCAGGAGGTGATGATGCTGCCAAGTGGGGTCAGATCGGATGGGGCTGAGGCGGGGCAGAGGAAAGAGGAGACGGCCATCCTGGTGGAGGAAAGCAAGGAAACTGCTACCCTAGGGGAAGGAAACGCCAGCGATAATGCAGTCGCACGGGATGCAGAACTGGACGTGTTGAATGACGGAGGGTTCTACGTGGAAGACGACTCCGGGGGGGAGGAACCACCCTACGATAAACCGCTTTCAGAGCAGCCTCATTTTGTACCCACCCCAGAACATCCCTGCGAAGACGCCAACCTGAGGGATGTCTTTCTAAAGCTCACCCAGGGGAATACCACCTGCAGTGACAACGCGGAACTAACCCACCTAAACGAAAGCGATGAAGCCATAAAACACATAAATGaggttttccaaaaaaataaggataaATTCCTGTTCAGCGTGGAGCGGCAAATCGAAAACAATGAAGAGCTCATCTTACAAGAGTATTGCTTCctttgtaataaaaaaaaaaaattaaacaaaccCCTGTGTGCAGTCAACATATACGTATGCTACGATTGCAAAGTGCAGGACagtaattttaaaatgatatCCCTGAGCAAGTTGGTGCGGAAATATTGCCTTAACAACTATGACCTGTCGAAATACGAAAAACATCTAGCTCTGTTGTGTACAAAGAACCCACGTGGGTACTCCAAGCAAATGAAGCTATACTTtgtttttcaaataaaagaaattgcTATACGGAAGCATGGGTCtttggaaaatgtgaaacagATGTATACCTCCAAAGTGCTAAAGTCATTTAGAAGTGCACAGGGAACTCCTCAGTCGTCGAAGAAACGGAAGGAGCTGCACAAGATGGTTAAACCTAAGAGCATTTACAGCAAGAAGGTTAAAAAGGCGGaggacgaaaaaataatttgcgATAACAGTCAACACGAGTTTGACTCACCAACGTGTACTAACGTGGAGGATTCCCTCTACGTGAAAAAGTGTAGGAAGTGCGCCTACCAGGTGGAGTACATGCAGTTCTGAGGGGGCGCAACAACGTGATCAACGACGTGGACAAATTTAACTGCTTACACATGGAAGTATTAACATATCCCCCTGTTGAAGTAGCCCCCTTCCCCAGGGGTCCTCATATCGGGGcgcaaataaataaaataaaataaaaggtgaACTTCACACGGAAGACCAAATTACACAGTGGCAGAAAAGTTCATCCCCCTGTTTAACTCCCACCAGATGGTGCCGCTACTCCACGCAACATTCGAATTCACTCCAGATGGTCTTCTTCACATCGCAGTCTAGTCAAAAAATCTTTTTATGTTGTCCGAGGGCTCCTCCTTCAAGTTGTAAACGAAGGTGTACCAGTCGATTATCcctgaagaggaaaaaaaaaaaaaaaaaaaaatagctaaatGACCCTATTTGATGGTGCCTAACCTTTTGCTCATTTATACGTAACAAGACAAAGTCAACATTGTTCAATCTTGCGAACCATCTGACGGGGCCCACTCATGAATTCGGCTTATAAACTGATCCTTCGTTAGCTCGGGAAGGTCactaaaggaggaaaagacgCATTCTATAAGGGGAagtaaatgggaaaaaggcaTGTGTGTGGGTAACTAAATGGAAATGCTCTCAGGGATCCCCCAATTGGCAGATATACAAACGCCCAGTTGAGAAACTCTTCCCACTTTGGCATGAGCTCcaaatatttcctccttttccattgCCCTCTTCACTTACGCATTGCATCGTTCGAGATGGGTTGCTCACTCACGTACtcgttaataatttttaaatttattatagcTCCTGTGCTGGTGCCTGCGTTGGTGCCGGCGTTCATgcctttgtttttgtttttgcttttGAGGAACTCGCTAATTTTTCGGCAGCTCTCTACATAAACGATGGGGGAGACTGCCATAGGGGAGGGGAAACGGGTCAGACATATAGGATGGGTGAAACGGGGGTAAGGCGAGACGTAAGTGACACGTGCGGAAGGTAACCACTTCGGAGTAGCCTCCCCCCGCGGGACCTACCCGGGATGCTGATCGAGCCCTGGTTCTTTATCTGCCCAGAGTTGATGGTGAGGGGCCACTCGAATTCAGCCTGCCTcaaaaaattcttaaaaGCTTCGAAATTTAAGCTATCGTTtttaggaaggaataatttcTCCCACTTTTTTGGGGGGCGATTTTTTCTGAGCTCTATAAACTCGTTGTTGTGTGAAATTACGTGCCCTAATAGTTCTTGGTCAGACAGCCGCCCAAAAATCTGCGCAAAAAATGGGTGAGGTGTGCTCGGTGTGagggcagaaaaaaggatgacTACACACCGGCGCTGCTTGAAATAATTCCCCATGCACTGGATCGAACAGGTGAAGCCACTCTTTTTCTCTGATTTACCTTTACTATATCAAAAACCAGAAATGCAGACGCACGCGGAGCAGGAACACGCTGCTGCCTACCCCGCCTCAACGTAAGGAGCCTCTTCTTTATGTAGAGCGAATTGCTTTTCCGGTTTGTCTCTAGCGTGGTGCTGTGCGAACTCCTATTTAGTGTGTAACAATTTTGTGCGTGTTTACTTTCGCTAGTTATTAACAGCGTATGTAGCATAAGTGTGAGgaataaaatgggaaggagtATCTTCGTTGCAGACATTTCTGAATGGCAGTGTGTGGTTCGGTCTGCTCTGGTGCATCCTACTCAACTGCTCCGTGTTGTAGCACTTCCCCGTTATAGCCCGCCCCTAAAATCCTCGTTCACCTCCTTGCCATGCAGTTGCTTCTCCCACCATGAGGTGTGCTCAAAAATGGAACTTAAACAAGCGCATAGTCGACTGTATGGCTCACaatggaaggaagcaaaaagggTTCGCTCGGTAGCGAAAGAAACTATACAGGGGGTGGTACAGAGgagcatctttttttttttttttttttcttccaaaatgGCCATCAAGATGGGAAAGCACGATAGTAGTGCTAGTAATTCGTGCGTGCGCATTACAcagcaaaggaaaaaaaaaaaaaaatttcacgctccttttttaaccttATAATGAACGGAGAAGTTTCCCCCCAACACGTCACTACAAATTGGAGTAACCACACCATGGGGTGCTACGAGACGATTCTGCCAAATGTGCAACACTAAgaggtgagaaaaaaaaaaaaaaagtgctaccGCCAAGCCGTTCGGGTGAATATTTAAAGACGATTTTTCAATGGGAAgagctttcttttttaagttccgttttccttttaattttgaaGCTAAGTAT is a genomic window of Plasmodium coatneyi strain Hackeri chromosome 1, complete sequence containing:
- a CDS encoding Phosphatidate cytidylyltransferase — protein: MNCTILFLVVAVLVTVLDRWEKIPKFYARKLAHMLCGLIILLFDISINGNRRSPQVNHATNSGQGSYCVLFIYLIAATSILRCFICPFRFGVYRDKGIIVYNTVVSLFFFFKLPLYVLTPIFFSDPMAAIVGTQFPAYSIYKKKTLHGTLTCFFVSLVSLYYVENYLHTLLLGLSLCLLELFGGALDNLCMCFPLFIYMMFFNV
- a CDS encoding DNA repair protein yields the protein MAHSDDSQNEREEANYNTILYEQNLKDEIDYYGEDLPHINFYLKFQRKNFLQEFLQEVMMLPSGVRSDGAEAGQRKEETAILVEESKETATLGEGNASDNAVARDAELDVLNDGGFYVEDDSGGEEPPYDKPLSEQPHFVPTPEHPCEDANLRDVFLKLTQGNTTCSDNAELTHLNESDEAIKHINEVFQKNKDKFLFSVERQIENNEELILQEYCFLCNKKKKLNKPLCAVNIYVCYDCKVQDSNFKMISLSKLVRKYCLNNYDLSKYEKHLALLCTKNPRGYSKQMKLYFVFQIKEIAIRKHGSLENVKQMYTSKVLKSFRSAQGTPQSSKKRKELHKMVKPKSIYSKKVKKAEDEKIICDNSQHEFDSPTCTNVEDSLYVKKCRKCAYQVEYMQF